The following proteins are co-located in the Perca fluviatilis chromosome 22, GENO_Pfluv_1.0, whole genome shotgun sequence genome:
- the LOC120552732 gene encoding uncharacterized abhydrolase domain-containing protein DDB_G0269086-like: MMQFADDTLKELLAFINFLCFLFCSDEKKLKAPAVRRDRLRKAEAGETASRDNTTRERPVGGARLRSALREELRMIHEKMEAKRIARIALAEIRAFLAEEEEEKEAAWELKMKTLEAAQEQLREERRMREAERRIEEEKAERERMEKEKAERERMEKEKIEKERIEKEKIEKERIEKEKAEKERIEKEKAEKERIEKEKAEKERIEKEKAEKERIEKEKAERERMQKEKAERERMEKEKAEQERMEKERIEKERIEKEKAEKERMEKEKAEKERLTRERAEKERQEMERLAKEKAAREERERLERERAEKEKMERERLARERERAAKEKAEREQQEKERLERERAEKERMEREGITRERQRIAREKAEKERSERERLEKERIAKEKAEKERLERERIAMERERIARERERQEKERVAKERAEKERLERERIAKERERIVKGEGGAREESDRERKKGQERARIAQERERLQKEKLEKEMAAREERERMERLAREKERLEQLRLEKERTAKERMEAYRGQDGGREAGESSSKTERCRTGKGREVIERKSQTVRREKGARVKGDLETGEGSRWQAIIELS; this comes from the exons ATGATGCAGTTTGCAGACGACACTCTTAAAG AGTTGTTAGCTTTCATTAACTTCCTGTGCTTTCTGTTCTGCTCAGATGAAAAGAAGTTAAAAGCTCCTGCTGTCAGGAGAGACAGGCTgagaaaag CTGAAGCAGGGGAGACGGCTTCTAGAGACAACACCACCCGAG AGCGGCCTGTCGGAGGCGCCCGGCTGCGCTCGGCTCTCAGGGAAGAGCTGAGGATGATCCACGAGAAGATGGAGGCCAAGAGGATCGCTCGCATCGCGCTGGCCGAGATCAGGGCCTTCCTCGccgaagaagaggaggagaaggaggcggCCTGGGAGCTGAAGATGAAGACGCTGGAGGCTGCACAGGAGCAgctgagggaggagaggaggatgagggaggcagagagg AGGATAGAGGAGGAGAAGGCAGAAAGGGAAAggatggagaaagagaaggcAGAAAGGGAAAggatggagaaagagaagatagAGAAGGAGAGGATAGAGAAGGAGAAGATAGAGAAGGAGAGGATAGAGAAGGAGAAGGCAGAGAAGGAGAGGATAGAGAAGGAGAAGGCAGAGAAGGAGAGGATAGAGAAGGAGAAGGCAGAGAAGGAGAGGATAGAGAAGGAGAAGGCAGAGAAGGAGAGGATAGAGAAGGAGAAGGCAGAAAGGGAAAGGATGCAGAAGGAGAAGGCAGAAAGGGAAAGGATGGAAAAGGAGAAGGCAGAACAGGAAAGAATGGAGAAGGAGAGGATAGAGAAGGAGAGGATAGAGAAGGAGAAGGCAGAAAAGGAAAGGATGGAAAAGGAGAAGGCGGAGAAGGAAAGGTTGACCCGGGAGAGGGCAGAAAAGGAGAGACAAGAGATGGAAAGATTGGCCAAAGAAAAGGCGGCCAGAGAAGAGAGGGAACGACTAGAGCGAGAGAGGGCGGAGAAggaaaagatggagagagagcgCCTGGCCAGGGAACGAGAGAGGGCGGCGAAGGAAAAGGCGGAGAGGGAACaacaggagaaagagagactggagaggGAGAGGGCAGAAAAGGAGAGAATGGAGAGGGAGGGCATcacaagagaaagacagagaataGCCAGAGAGAAGGCAGAGAAGGAACgatcagagagggagagacttgAGAAAGAAAGGATTGCCAAAGAGAAAGCGGAGAAAGAGAGGCTGGAGAGGGAACGCATCGCTATGGAAAGAGAGCGAattgccagagagagagagcggcaaGAGAAGGAACGAGTCGCCAAAGAAAGAGCAGAAAAAGAAAGGCTAGAGAGGGAACGCATCGctaaggaaagagagagaatcgTAAAGGGAGAAGGTGGAGCGAGAGAGGAAAGCGACAG ggagagaaaaaaaggccaGGAAAGGGCAAGAATTGctcaggagagggagagactaCAGAAAGAAAAGTTGGAGAAGGAAATGGCGgcgagagaagagagggagaggatggagagactcgctcgagagaaagagagactcgAGCAGCTGAGACTGGAGAAGGAAAGGACGGCCAAGGAGAGAATGGAGGCTTATCGAGGACAAGATGGAGGCCGAGAGGCTGGCGAAAGTAGCAGTAAAACCGAACGCTGTCGAACGGGAAAGGGCCGTGAGGTGATCGAGCGGAAGTCGCAAACAGTCAGGAGGGAGAAGGGGGCGCGGGTgaaaggg GACCTTGAGACGGGGGAAGGTAGTCGTTGGCAAgctatcattgaactcagctgA